The Cupriavidus nantongensis genome has a segment encoding these proteins:
- a CDS encoding FAD-dependent oxidoreductase, with the protein MSSIDYQRLTFAYQPCAEQQRAGQSAEAAPAAVHPVVVVGAGPVGLATAIDLAQRGVRVVLVDDDCTLSTGSRAICFSKRTLDIFDRLGCGERMVDKGVRWHVGRVFLRDQQVYSFDLLPESGHRRPAFINLQQYYLEGYLLERAQALPNIEIRWRNKVVGVESRRAPDAGVVLTIETPDGCYPLAARYVVAADGSRSPMRKLLGLDSKGRTFRDRFLIADVKMEADFPAERWFWFDPPFHPHQSVLLHRQPDNVWRIDFQLGWDADPVLEKSPERVIPRVQALLGKDVKFELEWVSVYTFSCQRMDSFRHGNILFAGDAAHGVSPFGARGANSGVQDAENLAWKLAYVLQGHACDRLLDTYASEREFAADENIRNSTRSTDFITPKSAASRVFRDAVLALSRRHAFARGLVNSGRLSVPAVLHDSPLNTRDAAPDAGGKLVPGAVCCDAPVSGVDGAGWLLSYLGGDFTLLVFGSPEAIDAGTLADLAALKQAGTPLQLVYVTDAAQPPMTCTHATVLRDDEGLAAARYGAAPGTCYLVRPDQHVCARWHRPDPAAIRAALARATGADLRAPQPGRMAA; encoded by the coding sequence ATGAGCAGCATCGACTACCAGCGGCTGACGTTCGCATACCAGCCCTGCGCGGAACAGCAGCGCGCCGGCCAATCCGCCGAGGCCGCGCCCGCGGCGGTGCATCCGGTGGTCGTGGTCGGCGCCGGCCCGGTGGGGCTGGCCACCGCCATCGACCTGGCGCAACGCGGCGTGCGCGTGGTGCTGGTGGACGACGACTGCACGCTGTCCACCGGCTCGCGCGCGATCTGCTTTTCCAAGCGCACGCTCGACATCTTCGACCGCCTCGGCTGCGGCGAGCGCATGGTCGACAAGGGCGTGCGCTGGCATGTCGGCAGGGTGTTCCTGCGCGACCAGCAGGTCTACAGCTTCGACCTGCTGCCCGAGAGCGGCCACCGCCGCCCGGCCTTCATCAACCTGCAGCAGTACTACCTCGAAGGCTACCTGCTGGAGCGCGCGCAGGCGCTGCCCAATATCGAGATCCGCTGGCGCAACAAGGTGGTCGGCGTGGAAAGCCGCCGCGCACCTGACGCCGGCGTGGTGCTGACCATCGAGACCCCCGACGGCTGCTACCCGCTGGCCGCACGCTATGTGGTGGCCGCCGACGGCTCGCGCAGCCCGATGCGCAAGCTGCTGGGCCTGGACAGCAAGGGCCGCACCTTCCGCGACCGCTTCCTGATTGCCGACGTGAAGATGGAGGCCGATTTCCCGGCCGAGCGCTGGTTCTGGTTCGACCCGCCCTTCCACCCGCACCAGTCGGTGCTGCTGCACCGCCAGCCGGACAATGTCTGGCGCATCGACTTCCAGCTGGGCTGGGATGCCGACCCGGTGCTGGAGAAATCGCCCGAGCGCGTGATCCCGCGGGTGCAGGCGCTGCTGGGCAAGGACGTGAAGTTCGAGCTGGAGTGGGTCAGCGTCTACACCTTCTCCTGCCAGCGCATGGACAGCTTCCGCCACGGCAATATCCTGTTCGCCGGCGATGCCGCGCACGGGGTCTCGCCGTTCGGCGCACGCGGCGCCAACAGCGGCGTCCAGGACGCCGAGAACCTGGCGTGGAAGCTGGCCTACGTGCTGCAGGGCCATGCCTGCGACCGGCTGCTCGACACCTACGCCAGCGAGCGCGAATTCGCCGCCGACGAGAACATCCGCAATTCCACCCGCTCGACCGACTTCATCACGCCCAAGAGCGCCGCCAGCCGCGTGTTCCGCGACGCGGTGCTGGCGCTGTCGAGGCGCCATGCGTTCGCGCGCGGCCTGGTCAACAGCGGCAGGCTGTCGGTGCCAGCGGTGCTGCACGACTCGCCGCTGAACACCCGGGACGCCGCCCCGGATGCAGGCGGCAAGCTGGTGCCGGGTGCGGTCTGCTGCGATGCGCCGGTGTCCGGCGTGGACGGCGCCGGCTGGCTGCTGTCGTATCTCGGCGGCGATTTCACCTTGCTGGTGTTCGGCAGTCCGGAGGCCATCGATGCCGGCACGCTGGCGGACCTGGCCGCGCTGAAGCAGGCCGGCACGCCGCTGCAGCTGGTCTATGTCACCGACGCCGCGCAGCCGCCCATGACCTGTACCCACGCCACCGTGCTGCGCGACGACGAAGGCCTGGCGGCGGCGCGCTACGGCGCCGCGCCCGGCACCTGCTACCTGGTCCGTCCGGACCAGCATGTGTGCGCGCGCTGGCACCGTCCCGACCCGGCCGCGATCCGCGCCGCGCTGGCGCGCGCCACCGGCGCCGACCTGCGCGCACCGCAGCCGGGCCGCATGGCCGCCTGA
- a CDS encoding MBL fold metallo-hydrolase: protein MSKAFASQADLEAKQITFTQLSENAWAYTAEGDPNSGVVIGDDGVLIVDTTATPAMAQDLIARIRTITDKPIKYVVLSHYHAVRVLGASAYFAEGAQQIIASRGTYEMIVERGEADMKSEIERFPRLFAGVETVPGLTWPTLVFDKEITLFLGKLEVRIAHLGSGHTKGDTVVWLPQQKVLFSGDLVEYDAACYCGDAQLAEWPATLDALQALNPEKLVPGRGPALTTPDEVKKGIAYTKDFVTTLFTAGQEAVAEKLDLKAAMAHTRRAMDPKFGHVFIYEHCLPFDVSRAYDEASGMRHPRIWTAQRDQEMWAALQD, encoded by the coding sequence ATGTCCAAGGCATTCGCATCGCAGGCCGACCTGGAAGCCAAGCAGATCACCTTCACCCAGCTGTCCGAGAACGCGTGGGCCTATACCGCCGAGGGCGATCCCAACTCCGGCGTGGTGATCGGCGATGACGGCGTGCTGATCGTCGACACCACGGCCACGCCGGCGATGGCGCAGGACCTGATCGCGCGTATCCGCACCATCACCGACAAGCCGATCAAGTACGTGGTGCTGTCGCACTACCACGCGGTGCGCGTGCTGGGCGCGTCGGCGTACTTTGCCGAGGGCGCGCAGCAGATCATCGCCAGCCGCGGCACCTACGAGATGATCGTCGAGCGCGGCGAGGCCGACATGAAGTCCGAGATTGAACGCTTCCCGCGCCTGTTCGCCGGCGTCGAGACGGTGCCCGGCCTGACCTGGCCGACGCTGGTGTTCGACAAGGAGATCACGCTGTTCCTCGGCAAGCTGGAAGTGCGCATCGCCCACCTGGGCTCTGGCCATACCAAGGGCGACACCGTGGTCTGGCTGCCGCAGCAGAAGGTGCTGTTCTCCGGCGACCTGGTCGAATACGACGCCGCCTGCTACTGCGGCGACGCGCAACTGGCCGAATGGCCGGCCACGCTCGACGCGCTGCAGGCGCTAAACCCCGAGAAGCTGGTGCCCGGCCGCGGCCCCGCGCTGACCACGCCCGATGAAGTGAAGAAGGGCATCGCCTACACCAAGGACTTCGTCACCACGCTGTTCACCGCGGGCCAGGAAGCGGTGGCGGAAAAGCTCGACCTGAAGGCCGCGATGGCGCACACGCGCCGCGCCATGGACCCGAAGTTCGGCCACGTCTTTATCTACGAGCACTGCCTGCCGTTCGATGTCTCGCGCGCCTACGACGAGGCCAGCGGCATGCGCCACCCGCGCATCTGGACCGCCCAGCGCGACCAGGAAATGTGGGCCGCGCTGCAGGACTGA
- a CDS encoding IclR family transcriptional regulator, whose translation MARPRAGTAVTPAGATAARADKAQRGIQSVEVGARLLAALAAARVPMPLAALADVAQLAPAQAHAYLVSLARLGLIKRDHLSGRYEPGPLSLRLGLLHLEQDAAWRAALPRADALAQALGCSVAICLAGPQGPTIVRYVPATVPLHVNLHVGTVMALAATATGRVFCAFQPPAQWQPLWQAQQPDATAADLAAFSARLAEIRARGIERSIDAPSPAVSSLSVPVLDGAGALRLVLTLVGSTGAIDVDWHGAAARALLAAGAEIGAEIGTEPGAAAREPNGEQA comes from the coding sequence ATGGCCAGACCCAGGGCGGGGACAGCGGTAACGCCGGCGGGCGCAACGGCTGCGCGTGCCGACAAGGCGCAGCGCGGCATCCAGAGCGTGGAGGTGGGCGCGCGCCTGCTCGCGGCGCTGGCCGCGGCGCGCGTGCCGATGCCGCTGGCGGCGCTGGCCGACGTGGCGCAACTGGCGCCGGCGCAGGCGCATGCCTATCTGGTCAGCCTGGCGCGGCTGGGCCTGATCAAGCGCGATCACTTGTCCGGCCGCTACGAGCCCGGACCGCTGTCGCTGCGCCTGGGCCTGCTGCACCTGGAGCAGGACGCCGCCTGGCGCGCCGCGCTGCCGCGCGCGGACGCGCTGGCGCAGGCGCTGGGCTGCAGCGTGGCGATCTGCCTGGCCGGGCCGCAGGGGCCGACCATCGTGCGCTATGTGCCGGCCACCGTGCCGCTGCACGTCAACCTGCACGTAGGCACGGTGATGGCGCTGGCGGCCACCGCCACCGGCCGCGTGTTCTGCGCGTTCCAGCCGCCGGCGCAGTGGCAGCCGTTATGGCAGGCGCAGCAGCCGGATGCCACCGCGGCGGACCTGGCGGCGTTCAGCGCCAGGCTGGCGGAAATCCGCGCGCGCGGCATCGAGCGCAGCATCGATGCGCCCAGCCCGGCCGTCAGCAGCCTCAGCGTGCCGGTGCTCGACGGCGCCGGCGCGCTGCGGCTGGTGCTGACGCTGGTGGGATCGACCGGTGCCATCGACGTCGACTGGCACGGCGCGGCGGCGCGGGCGTTGCTGGCCGCGGGTGCGGAGATCGGCGCGGAGATCGGCACGGAGCCTGGCGCGGCTGCGCGCGAACCGAACGGTGAACAGGCATGA
- a CDS encoding IclR family transcriptional regulator translates to MSDVSETPQDPDGGKPQRGIQSLDSTGQLLGALVAAGRPLPLRDLALAAGMPAAKAFPHLVSLQKTGLLARDAAGNYRCGPLALELGLIALQRLSPTREAEPEVIELAGSTGLSVAMAVLGPLGPTVVRLEESARPQHVSLRVGTVLSLVHTAIGRTVAAHLPANVLAGLLRNDALRMAGAAAEQVLGPGGKLAPAYAARLAQVRAARIDNALSHPVPGIDTLAAPVFDHTGSLALVIAVMGSSGSFDSGTEGATAALLRQAAARLSWRFGAPEAG, encoded by the coding sequence ATGAGCGACGTGAGCGAAACCCCGCAGGACCCCGACGGCGGCAAGCCGCAGCGCGGCATCCAGTCGCTCGACAGCACCGGCCAGTTGCTCGGCGCGCTGGTGGCCGCGGGCCGGCCGCTGCCGCTGCGCGACCTGGCGCTGGCCGCGGGCATGCCGGCGGCCAAGGCCTTTCCGCACCTGGTCAGCCTGCAGAAGACCGGGCTGCTGGCGCGCGATGCCGCCGGCAACTACCGGTGCGGGCCGCTGGCGCTGGAACTGGGGCTGATCGCGCTGCAGCGGCTGTCGCCGACGCGCGAGGCCGAGCCGGAAGTGATCGAGCTGGCCGGGTCCACCGGCCTGAGCGTGGCGATGGCGGTGCTGGGGCCGCTGGGGCCCACCGTGGTGCGGCTGGAAGAATCGGCGCGGCCGCAGCATGTCAGCCTGCGCGTGGGCACGGTGCTGTCGCTGGTCCATACCGCGATTGGCCGCACCGTGGCGGCGCACCTGCCGGCCAACGTGCTGGCGGGCCTGCTGCGCAACGATGCGCTGCGCATGGCGGGCGCCGCTGCCGAGCAGGTGCTCGGGCCCGGTGGCAAGCTGGCGCCGGCCTATGCCGCGCGGCTGGCGCAGGTGCGCGCGGCGCGCATCGACAATGCGCTGAGCCATCCGGTGCCGGGCATCGACACGCTGGCGGCGCCGGTGTTCGACCACACCGGCAGCCTGGCGCTGGTGATCGCGGTGATGGGTTCCAGCGGCAGCTTCGACAGCGGCACCGAAGGCGCCACCGCCGCGCTGCTGCGGCAGGCGGCGGCACGGCTGTCGTGGCGCTTCGGCGCGCCGGAGGCGGGCTGA
- a CDS encoding Bug family tripartite tricarboxylate transporter substrate binding protein, which produces MQGWIRRAAMGLLFACAATAAGTALADYPDKPVRLVVPFPPGGATDLLAREIGNALSARLQQPVVIENRPGAGGNLAAIAVARAPADGYTLLFGTFGSLAVNKSLYDKPGYDPLKDFAPVASVAYLPNVLVVHPSVPARTVPELLALARKEPAKLTYGSFGNGSSSHLAGELFTHLAGVDITHIPYKGSAASMTDLIGGRITMMFDSVSTALPYIRDKRVRALAVTTQKPSEQLPGVPTLAAAGVPGYELTAWFGVAAPAGTPRAVIDRLNGEIVAALKQPDLASRLASQGTVPFPATPAQFGSYIRAQYEKWDGLIKSANIKLDN; this is translated from the coding sequence ATGCAGGGTTGGATCAGGCGTGCGGCCATGGGGCTGCTGTTTGCATGCGCGGCCACCGCCGCGGGGACCGCGCTGGCGGACTACCCCGACAAGCCGGTGCGGCTGGTGGTGCCGTTCCCGCCGGGCGGCGCCACCGACCTGCTGGCGCGCGAGATCGGCAACGCGCTGTCGGCACGGCTGCAGCAGCCGGTGGTGATCGAAAACCGCCCCGGCGCCGGCGGCAACCTGGCGGCGATCGCGGTGGCGCGGGCCCCGGCCGACGGCTATACGCTGCTGTTCGGCACCTTCGGCTCGCTCGCGGTGAACAAGAGCCTCTATGACAAGCCGGGCTACGACCCGCTCAAGGACTTCGCGCCGGTGGCGTCGGTCGCCTACCTGCCCAATGTGCTGGTGGTGCATCCCAGCGTGCCGGCGCGCACCGTGCCGGAACTGCTGGCGCTGGCGCGCAAGGAGCCGGCCAAGCTGACCTACGGCTCGTTCGGCAACGGCTCGTCGTCGCACCTGGCGGGCGAGCTGTTCACGCACCTGGCCGGCGTCGATATCACGCATATTCCGTACAAGGGCAGCGCCGCGTCCATGACCGACCTGATCGGCGGGCGCATCACCATGATGTTCGACAGCGTCTCCACCGCACTGCCGTATATCCGCGACAAGCGCGTGCGCGCGCTGGCGGTGACCACGCAGAAGCCGTCCGAGCAGTTGCCCGGCGTACCGACGCTGGCCGCCGCCGGCGTGCCCGGCTACGAGCTGACCGCATGGTTCGGCGTGGCGGCGCCGGCGGGCACGCCCAGGGCCGTGATCGACCGCCTCAACGGCGAGATCGTCGCCGCGCTGAAGCAGCCGGACCTGGCCTCCAGGCTGGCCAGCCAGGGCACGGTGCCCTTCCCCGCTACGCCGGCACAGTTTGGCAGCTATATCCGCGCGCAGTACGAGAAATGGGACGGCCTGATCAAGTCCGCCAACATCAAGCTCGACAACTGA